A window of the Helianthus annuus cultivar XRQ/B chromosome 4, HanXRQr2.0-SUNRISE, whole genome shotgun sequence genome harbors these coding sequences:
- the LOC110937908 gene encoding uncharacterized protein LOC110937908 — protein sequence MSPPLLQTHTSPTLSLSFSSHIQPDPTHSFLTSRFSHLSISNPPPSTTIRMGGGPRTYPGGVSKWQWKRMQNKKAKQLLRARLARERQIYEMRKRAELNAAVSELERPWEIVEKAPKLFSVSADEQVKVLADRFQKPGGFDLWSEKDGPQLFQSVEGVTSARFFPKGVVHSVKPYGRVKELDQGLSNEDVESGELDDGRRDRIRYDSGAKVFDMNLQEDGSYGVSKKETESAKVRRRPERK from the coding sequence ATGTCGCCACCGCTTCTCCAAACACACACATCACCCACCCTCTCTCTCTCGTTCTCCTCCCACatccaacccgacccgacccactCCTTCCTCACATCCAGATTCTCCCACCTCTCAATCTCCaacccaccaccatccaccaccatccgCATGGGCGGCGGCCCACGAACCTACCCCGGCGGCGTATCCAAGTGGCAGTGGAAACGTATGCAAAACAAGAAAGCCAAACAACTCCTGAGAGCCCGTCTGGCCCGTGAACGCCAGATTTACGAGATGCGTAAACGGGCCGAACTAAACGCCGCCGTTTCAGAGCTCGAACGGCCCTGGGAAATTGTCGAAAAAGCCCCTAAGTTATTTTCAGTTTCTGCTGATGAGCAGGTTAAGGTTTTAGCAGACCGGTTTCAGAAGCCTGGTGGGTTTGATTTGTGGTCTGAGAAAGATGGGCCCCAGTTGTTTCAAAGTGTTGAGGGTGTGACGTCAGCTAGGTTTTTCCCTAAAGGTGTTGTTCATAGTGTTAAACCTTATGGGCGAGTTAAGGAGTTGGATCAGGGTTTAAGTAATGAGGATGTGGAATCTGGGGAATTGGATGATGGGAGGAGAGATCGGATACGGTACGATTCGGGTGCGAAGGTGTTCGATATGAATTTGCAAGAGGATGGGAGTTATGGGGTTTCGAAGAAGGAAACGGAGAGTGCGAAGGTTAGAAGGAGACCGGAGAGGAAATGA